The following coding sequences are from one Panicum hallii strain FIL2 chromosome 5, PHallii_v3.1, whole genome shotgun sequence window:
- the LOC112894001 gene encoding uncharacterized protein LOC112894001 gives MAASASPSSAALALLIALLLLAGWASAANQTQGFRPRDELRRYRRVQALLRRLNKPALRTIQSPDGDLIDCVAAHLQPAFDHPRLRGQRPLDPPVRPKGHHRRRPNDTAGAGAQLWAASGESCPEGSVPIRRTTEADVLRASSVRRFGRAPAARVRRDSVAGGHEHAVGYVAGDEYYGAKASINVWAPKVSTASEFSLSQIWVIAGSFGNDLNTIEAGWQVSPQLYGDNSPRFFTYWTTDAYQTTGCYNLLCSGFIQTNSRIAMGAAISPTSAYNAGQFDISLLVWKDPNHGNWWLEFGSGELVGYWPSLLFSHLASHASMVQFGGEVVNTRASGSHTATQMGSGHFAGEGFGRASYFRNLEVVDWDNSLVPLAAGFHVTADHPNCYDIQGGVNAVWGNYFYYGGPGRNVRCT, from the exons ATGGCAGCCAGCGCGTCACCTTCGTCCGCGGCCCTTGCGCTCCTCATCGCGCTGCTGCTTCTCGCCGGCTGGGCGTCGGCGGCGAACCAGACGCAGGGGTTCCGGCCCCGCGACGAGCTCCGGCGGTACAGGAGGGTGCAGGCGCTGCTCAGGCGGCTCAACAAGCCGGCGCTCCGGACCATCCAG AGCCCCGACGGCGACCTCATCGACTGCGTGGCGGCGCACCTGCAGCCGGCGTTCGACCACCCGAGGCTGCGCGGCCAAAGGCCACTG GACCCGCCGGTGCGGCCCAAGgggcaccaccgccgccgccccaacGACACCGCGGGCGCCGGCGCGCAGCTCTGGGCGGCGTCCGGGGAGTCCTGCCCGGAGGGCTCCGTGCCCATCAGGCGGACCACGGAGGCCGACGTGCTCCGCGCCAGCTCCGTCAGGCGCTTCGGCAGGGCGCCCGCCGCCAGGGTGCGGCGCGACTCCGTCGCCGGCGGCCACGAG CACGCGGTGGGTTacgtcgccggcgacgagtACTACGGCGCCAAGGCGAGCATCAACGTGTGGGCTCCCAAGGTGAGCACGGCGTCGGAGTTCAGCCTGTCGCAGATCTGGGTCATCGCGGGCTCCTTCGGCAACGACCTCAACACCATCGAGGCAGGGTGGCAGGTCAGCCCGCAGCTCTACGGGGACAACTCGCCAAGGTTCTTCACGTACTGGACG ACGGACGCGTACCAGACCACGGGGTGCTACAACCTCCTCTGCTCGGGCTTCATCCAGACCAACAGCCGCATCGCCATGGGCGCCGCCATCTCCCCGACCTCCGCCTACAACGCCGGCCAGTTCGACATCAGCCTGCTCGTCTGGAAG GACCCGAACCACGGCAACTGGTGGCTGGAGTTCGGCTCCGGCGAGCTGGTGGGGTACTGGCCGTCGCTGCTGTTCAGCCACCTGGCGTCGCACGCGAGCATGGTGCAGttcggcggcgaggtggtgaaCACGCGCGCGTCCGGGTCGCACACGGCCACGCAGATGGGCAGCGGCCACTTCGCCGGCGAGGGCTTCGGCCGCGCCTCCTACTTCCGGAACCTCGAGGTGGTGGACTGGGACAACAGCCTGGTGCCGCTCGCCGCAGGCTTCCACGTCACCGCCGACCACCCCAACTGCTACGACATCCAAGGCGGCGTCAACGCCGTCTGGGGCAACTACTTCTACTACGGCGGGCCCGGCAGGAACGTCAGGTGCACGTAG